From Daucus carota subsp. sativus chromosome 6, DH1 v3.0, whole genome shotgun sequence:
CGGGTCCTCCAGGCTTACCGATTATAGGTCACCTCCACATTTTAGGAAAATTTCCTCACCGTACTCTCTGCAAACTGTCCCAAAAATATGGTCCCATAATGTCCCTCCGCCTTGGTTCTGTTCCTGCCATAATCGTCTCGTCTCCTAGTACTGCCGAGCTCTTCCTCAAGACCCATGACACCGTTTTTGCTAGCCGTCCCAAGTCTCATTCCGCTTATTACTCATTCAATGGCACAAAAGCAATGGGATTTAGTGATCAATATGGGCCTTATTGGAGGAGTGTGAGAAAGTTTTGCACATTGGAGTTTCTCAGCGCCTCAAAGATCGACTCTATGGCTGGGCTGAGAAGCGAGGAGCTGAGGTTGGCGGTCAAGTCATTAAAACAAGATGCAGAGAAACAAGTGATAGTCGATGTTAGTGAAAAAGTAACACGTCTGATAGAAGACATGACTTGTGGAATGTTGTTAGGCAAGAGCAGACACAAAAGGTTTAACTTAAGCGAGATTCTGCACCAATTGGCAGAGGTTATGGGAGCCTTCAATATTGCAGATTATGTCCCATTTTTACAAGCACTTGATCTCCaggtaataataaaattattttcctaAATTTGACTTCGACGTTTATGGCCTCATCTGATGATACTTACCCCAAATCTTGTCCCAAAATTTTTCCCCAAATGACGTGGTTAACAAATtgttgattttaattggatgatttATGTGCATACAGAGAGTCTCATTATTATCGGTGTGAGTGGAACTAATCAAATAATGTCAACTAGAATTTGAGAACAAATTTTGGGGTACCTGGAATTTTCCCTCAATATATAGGTTTTGATTATATAATGTTTATCAAAACTAATTATGATTTGTCATCAGGGACTAACTCGCCGGCTCAAAGTTACTAGCAGAGCAGCAGACGAAGTCTTGGAAACTATCATTGATGATCATGAGCACGACGCATCCAATGAGGACAAAAAACTTAATAGGGATTTCATCGATGTCATTCTATCTTTGAGAAATAACCCCACAAGTACTCATGAGCATTTAGCGCAGAACATAAATCGATCAAACATCAAAGCCATCCTGTTAGACATGCTTTTTGCAGGTATTGACACCTCCCAAACTGCAATTGAGTGGACCTTGTCAGAACTTTTACGGCATCCAAGGGTGATGAAGCTAGTTCAACAAGAAATTAAAAAGGTCAGAGCAGATTGCGAATTTGTGGAAGAGTCAGACTTGTCAGAACTTCATTACCTAGATATGGTAGTCAAGGAAAGCATGCGATTACATCCTGTGGCACCCCTATTAGTACCTCATGAGTCGACAACAGATGCTGTGGTTGATGGATATTACATACCAAAGAAATCGCGCATTCTCATCAATACTTGGGCCATAGGCCGGGACCCTGGAATTTGGTCTGAAAACGTCGAAGAATTCCTTCCAGAGAGATTTGCAGGCACCGACATAGATCTCCGGGGAAAAAGTTTTCAACTTATACCATTTGGCTCAGGCCGGAGAGGCTGTCCAGGTATACACTTGGGCCTAATTAACATAAAATTGGTAGTAGCTCAGTTGGTACACAGCTTTGATTGGGAGCTACCTCCTGGCATACTGCCTAATGAGTTGAATATGGATGAATCTTTCGGTCTGACGGTGCCAAGAGCAGAGCATCTCCTAGCCATACCCAGTCTACGGCTACCATAAGTTCCACTGATCATCATTACATGTTATTCTGAATGTGATCCCTGAGCACTAAAATGAACGTTGcatcttaaaaatataaattatattaacagcTATATGAGTATTGAGTTGACGTTCTTGTTAGAGCATGTATGAACATCTCCAACATATTAGCTCTATATCATATAGAGCTAATATGATTAGTTACCGATGTATTCTAGTAACAAATGCAtggattatataattattggGCCCTTAAATTTTTTGATCCTGAGCGGTTGACCTGAATGCCCTCCCTCTAGGCCGGGCCGGTCTATGATGTCATAAACTATGATTTTGAAGATTATGCTACAGAAATTTCCACCACAAAGGGTAGGAGATGTAAGGATTCGAAATCACAACCTTGTCAGAGAGGAGCAAGTAGATAGTTTTTTCCATTAGCCTATTCTAAATCCTTTTATTGCAGGTTTTGCAGTTTTACTTGTCAAGCAAAAAATCAGTTTGTTTTTATCAATGCTGTTGTTTTGGCGACTACTCGAAGGCGTTCAACatttcttatttaaaaaattagtactcattttcaaaaaagtacatatttatatatattatttttcagaaataagtgacttatttaCGAGAAGTAAGGAAAGTCTCACCACCGCGCCTCTAATTCACAATAGTCATCTTACTGTGATTCTTTTTCCCCTGGGATTTGTTTTCAAACACTGTCAACAGAACAAAAAGAATGCTCCACTTAAAATAGAAGTATGATAATGGAAGTGCCACCGAATATGtctaaataagtaaatattttCCTGCGCCATCCTACTTTTTAGGTTAAATGATCaacttttgtttattttttttttttttttcatgtgggGTGCAGGAATTATTATAgttttggatttttctattaAATACAGCAATGTCATTATCGACTCTTATTATTGTGAGGGAACTAcaatttcatattatattattatctataattaataaaatatataactgaATTAGAATTTAAAAGAGAAAAGGCTTAAATAATGGATAATTTGTTCTCCAAACTCTATTGGGATTTAAGTAAATTTTCCACACCTTTTTACTTTAAAATCGAAGTGGGCTTGCCCATTTGTGTCTAGTTGGCTtgcattttacttttttaatgaCTGAATCAGTCAGCAATGGAATAGTGTCAAACATTATTTcattaaactaaattaaattataaagtaGTATttcgttatatatataatatgataaaatttgcATCCACTAATATGATAAAATAGTTCTTTCCACTAACCTGTTCTAAACCCTTTTATTGCAGGCAGTTCAACTTGTCATGCAAAAACTCAGTTTGTTTTAGATCAATGCTGTTGTTTTGCTGACTATTGGAAGGGGAATATACAAAAATCAGTAGTTATTGTTATTGAAGCCATGTATATACAGTTAAGTGATTTAAAGAAGTGGAtcaaagtgagaagtaaattaaaatttattatatattataaaattttataatttaaaatttaactaacTCAGATACTTTTCTCCAATATACttattttatacattatatatcAAGTGATCACATCGCTATTCTcacttttcttattttttcatcattattatatttatttttttaaccttTGCGCCAAACTCAAATATAAACATTTGGGAGTATATATTTTCTTGTGCCCTCCTACTTTTTAGGtcaaatgataattttttgtttagtgGACAAACCTAAATGATAGATATATTCACAGATATGAATACTGTGTAAGATGCAGGAAGATATGCATATCCCTATATCAGGGTAAAAACAAGTGGGGTGCAGAATTATAGTTTTGGATTTCTTTTTAATGAAATGCAACAATGTTTCACATGTCACTATCAACTCGTATTATTATGGAATGATCATCTCTTATTATCATCTGCATTGAGTGAACTAGAATTTCAAGAGAGAAAAggcttaaattaataataaatattttattctccGAACTCAGTCGTGactttaattaaattttctgCACTTTCTCACTTTAAAATCAAGGTTCGGGGAAACATTAACTGATTTTCGAAGTTCAGCTAAATTGTAGTTTGAACTACTCATTTCTAATTcggaaaatgatttttttatttttattttttgtcataagacttTCACGTCACTAAATTGTACCGAAATACAATATCGAAAGGATCGGATCAGAGAGTTTCTTTCATACATGAAAAACTTTTACAATTCGGAAATgattaatgatataataatcATACACTTCACTTATAGCATGCTTTCACACACCCCATAACAATAATATACTACCCTCTCCTAGCTCAAACTATAGAAATCAAGAAATTGTGAAATCACAGTGGATATGGAAGATGGAACTAATGGATCATCTCATAATGAACAAACAGTGGTAAGCCACTCTATGAAAAAACTCCTCCTTGTAATAAACTGCATAGTCCTCTCCATAGGAAGCTGTGGTGGtcccaggggcggatctagtaagaggcacggggggacacgtgccccccctaaaatttttttttacattttttcaccatgctaaattttacaaaattacagAAGTGCCCcccctaaatttaaaaatatataggtgctttccgaaaatttgcttggtgcccccCCTACATTCCGtctctagatccgcccctggacCGTGGTCCACTTATCCATCGCCTCTACTTCATCTATGGTGGCAAAAGAATCTGGTTATCAGCTTAGCTCTTAACTTCAGCCTGGCCATTACTCCTCATAGTTCTCATTTTCACCTTTTACCACCGCCGCGCTGACTCCAGCGCCAAGCTCTTCAGCCTTAAGCCACGCGTGATCCTCGCCTCGTCTGTCCTTGGTGTTTTCTCCGGTCTTGATGGCTACCTCTTCACATATGGCGTAGCAAAACTGCCTGTGTCAACATCATCACTATAATTAGCTTCATCACAGCTTGTGTTCACTGCAGGTTTTTCCTTGAATTTTTCGATGCCCTGTATATTTTCTAAAacgttactccctccatctcaaaatATCAGTCTtgcttgataaaaaaaaaatatctcatattttattattttaatattgacTAACAAGACTAATATTTTGAGATGGATCGTTTGTGGCAGTTTTTGCATATTTTCTTGTGAAGCAGAAATTCAGTTCGTTTTCGGTGAATGCTGTTTTTCTGCTGGCTCTGGGAGCTGGAGTACTAGCTCTAAATACCAGCACCGACAGACCAGAAGGAGAGTCGCAAAGGGATTATGTCAGAGGGTTCATCGTGGCAGTTGGAGGAACAGCCTCGTATGGACTTATACTGCCACTGACCGAGCTGATGTATCAGAAGGCGAATCAGGTTGTTAATTATCAGTTAGTCATGGAGATCCAAATGGTTATGTGCTTGTTTGCCACTATTTTCTGCACAAGGGGGATGTTCATTAACAATGACTTCGAGGTATGCATTCTATGCTTGTTCAAACATTATCTACTCGTTAGAGCATCTCCCAGAGACTCGTAattgttagaatatgatcctggtaagccctcctcctaacaccttgaggttttaggagaattggtcccttaacatggtatcagagcctagGCTCGCGGGATACTCGAGTTCGACTTTTgtgacccccaatattctcataatttattaagGGCACGTAGGCAAGTTTATGCCcaaagatgggcgcccgtgatccaTTCTCGACCCATAATGGGCTTTCACTAAGTTTATGCCcaaagatgggcgcccgtgatccattctcgacccataaatgggctttcgagtgagggggaatgttagaatatgatcctggtaaaccctcctctaacaccttgaggttttaggagaattggtcacttaacagtAATTTCCTCtttagatataatataaaacaggttttaaaaaataaaattcaatgcACTAACTTCTTTACAAACTAGTTCAGCTGGAAAATGAATTCACCACTGAATATGGATATCTGCAGGCAATATCAAGAGAAGCACGAAGCTTCGAGTTGGGAGAAACAAAGTACTACGTAATACTGGTTTGTACTGCAATGATGTGGCAGCTTTTCTTCCTGGGAGTTAATGGAGTCATATTTTGTGGATCATCTTTGTTATCTAGCATCATCATAACCCTCTCACTTCCGGTCGTAGAAATTTTAGCGGTTATTTTTTATGACGAAAAGTTTCAACCTGAGAAGGGAGTTGCTCTTGTTCTTTCGTTGTgggtttttttttcttatttttatggcGAATTTAAACAGAGCAAAGAAACGAAAAAGAACTGCACAGCTGAAATTGAACCATCAACGGATCAGATTGTGGTTCCATAAATGtcatgtactccctccatcccaatttagatgagcTCTTTGCTCATGTCACACATATTAAGAGGTAACATTTAGCATAATTGTCTGATCTGATGTTTTATGCTTTTGTGCTCTATATTGTAAAATGAAAGGTGTTGGTACTTCTTATCTTACTCTGGAGTCTAGTCCTGTTGTTATTGGATTAATGGATTGTGACAATATCCACCTCAACTCTAGATGTTATGGACACTTACATAGAGATGCAAATCtcgaaaaaattgaaatatattgaaatattgggAAATCATGGACGTTTTTCTATGA
This genomic window contains:
- the LOC108225506 gene encoding cytochrome P450 CYP736A12-like, with the protein product MSLMDFTTILVLVGLVWPFIYLYRTIFTMKPHHNTPPGPPGLPIIGHLHILGKFPHRTLCKLSQKYGPIMSLRLGSVPAIIVSSPSTAELFLKTHDTVFASRPKSHSAYYSFNGTKAMGFSDQYGPYWRSVRKFCTLEFLSASKIDSMAGLRSEELRLAVKSLKQDAEKQVIVDVSEKVTRLIEDMTCGMLLGKSRHKRFNLSEILHQLAEVMGAFNIADYVPFLQALDLQGLTRRLKVTSRAADEVLETIIDDHEHDASNEDKKLNRDFIDVILSLRNNPTSTHEHLAQNINRSNIKAILLDMLFAGIDTSQTAIEWTLSELLRHPRVMKLVQQEIKKVRADCEFVEESDLSELHYLDMVVKESMRLHPVAPLLVPHESTTDAVVDGYYIPKKSRILINTWAIGRDPGIWSENVEEFLPERFAGTDIDLRGKSFQLIPFGSGRRGCPGIHLGLINIKLVVAQLVHSFDWELPPGILPNELNMDESFGLTVPRAEHLLAIPSLRLP